GTAatgtcttgctttctttttcaagtaGGATGAAACTAATTGTAATCATCGGTTGGGTTAGAAGAACACAATGGGATCTCAGCTGTAGGCTTTCATCACAGCAGAGATCTCGTATGATTTGGCCTGGCAGGGCTCTGGGCTCACAAAGGTTTTGTAGGTGTCAGATGTTTGGCACTCAGAACTGAGCACTGAGAGCCGTCGTTAATGCTTGTGTCTCCCTGCTTTCTAGTCTCTCAGTTCTAGAATACTGTCTGCATTTAAAGCATGTTATCGTgcactctatgattctgtgattctgtatttaGAGGGGTCTAATGAAAAGCTACTTAGCTAAGTCCTAATTTCAGTTATGGGGCCCTGAGTGATAGGCTGCTCAAACTGTTGAGTGCATTCTGGCAGGATCATGATGAAGTCCAGCAGGATGTCTGCTTAGCTATCGGGCTGGGGTTTTATGGTCTTGGTATTTTCTAGGAGCAAGCTGAAAGTGTGATGAGGCTGCTGCCTTCACTATTAccattttgtaatttttgtttttgaaaaataacacaaaaccAAGCTTTGAAATGAGGTGTCTCAACTCAatagtttattttctaaacacCATATGGAGCAGCCTTGGCAAGGCATGCTTACTGCGCTGTGGTCATCTgcttttttgagattttttcaGTCACACTGTCCTATGTGCTACAGCCCCTTTATTTCCCTCTCTCTAATGCTTTGTTGCAGGCTGTCCTACCAGAGaaatgatgatgatgaggaAGAAGCTGCCAGAGAACGTCGTCGACGAGCTCGACAGGAAAGGCTGCggcaaaaggaagaaggagatgCATCAGGGGAAGTAACAGAGAAATCAGAAGTTAATGCCCAGAACAGGTAAATGTTTGATGTTTACTGACAAGCCAGCTGTACTTTTTGTTCAGaggagagaaatattttgaaagggCCTGTCTTGCTGCTTAAATTTCAAGCACTAGATTTGGCCATCCTTGCAGTGAGACGGACCTAACCCCATGACAAGTGCCACCAACTTAGTCTGCACAACGTGGTGAGAGCACTGCTGAGGCTGGGCTTGAGGCCTAGCTCTGTGACACATTCCCAGAGTGTCTTTGAGGCTGTCTATGGGTAACTCATCTGGAGCTTAGGGAGGGAAATGCCTCCAATACATTCTGCTGTCTCATTCCCTGAGGCACGCCTGTGTCTGCTAGGTTGCATTTGGTGTTTTGCCTCACAAACCTCCTTGTaatccagctttttttttttatatatggaCAGCCAAAAAAGTGTAGTGATCCCGCTTATGGGGGCCATGGTGTCACTGGGAAAAGGCACATGAGAGACTCCTAGGCCTTAAGCTATGGCTGGGATATGCCTTGTAAGGAGGGTGTGAGCACTGGACACCAGCCCCCACCTGCCACTGGCAGGGTCACATAGCtctaaacaacagaaaagctgaTGGAGTGAGCTCTGCTTGTCACAAACTGAGAGGGCAGTGTTAGCCTTTCAGTCTATCTACTATTGGTTTAGTCTCACATAGTAACAAATAATACATCCAGATTTCTATTAGCCATAACACATAATTAATAGAAGATTAGCAAACTAATAGATATTTAGATCAAGCAGCATATtgttaaataaaacaagaaaatggcaACATATCTGATTACAGGTTAATCTTTTTCAAGTATAAGACAAACAGAAAGAGTTAGAAAGAAGGAGCAAACCTGCATGTAGGAGAATTAAAGAGCTGAATTTTGAAGGAGTTAAAAAACCTCCTCGCACTGAGAGTGAGATCCAGTCCTGATACCTATAAGTGCTGAATGGCATAGCTTAAATTAAGAGCTGTGCTCACTCCATTCTCTAAGAAATTTATGTCCCTGAACAGAtcacagctgcactgcaccCTAAATTGCCAGGTTATCTCATTATAGACTGTGTCTGTGGATTTGCTCCTGGATGGGATTAACCATTTTCTCATTATTAGAGAATGTCACTGAAGTTAGAAGGTATCTTCCTTGTGTAGCATCTTCCAAAATTTTGTCTGTGCATGACAAGGAGTTCTCGTGTATGCCTCTGGCAAAGCTGAAGGGGGCCTTAAAGATAGCTGAGATCTATCAAATATTCTGCTGCAGGGTGCAGAGTGGGAGGATGAATTTTTCAAGCTTGTTTATATTTCATCTGTCCCAAGCATCAGGTCAGTAAGGTCAGTTAGACTCATGGGGACTGTCGGAGCGGCTGTCAGGGTTTGCCTAGAAGGAAACCTTTCCAGACTCTGACATTGTGAAATGCCACATTCCTATACATGTAGATATGCCAAAAGTAATCCCATGAACCATTTTACTAAAATTTGAATTATTGAACCTGTTGTGTTTTCAAACCATAGAACGATcttacagtgatttttcttttctagaaacaGCTAAGTGCATACATTGTTAGAAAGCTTTTCTAATTATGTTGTCACTTTTGTGTAGTGTGGCAGAAGATGAAACGAAACGTAGTACAGATGATGAAGCTGCATTGTTGGAGAGACTGGCAAGACGGGAAGAGAGACGCCAAAAACGTCTACAGGAAGCCCTGGAACGTCAAAAGGAATTTGACCCAACGATCACAGATGGGAGCTTGTCAGTGCCCAGCAGGAGAGAAGTAAAcaatgtggaagaaaatgagaccacagggaaagaggaaaaggttGAAACACGCCAAGGACGCTGTGAGATTGAGGAAACAGAAACAGTTACCAAATCATATGAAAGGAACAATTGGAGGCAAGAtggagaagaagagggaaaaaaagaagaaaaagacgTGGAAGAGGAGAAACCAAAGGAGGTACCCTCAGAGGAAAATCAGGTAGATGTGGCAGTAGAAAAGTCCACAGATAAAGAAGAAGTGGGAGAAACAAAACCTCTAGCGGTAAATGCAGAGAATGATACAAATGCTATCCTAGAAGGGGAGCAGAGTATAACTGATGCTGTAgataaagagaaggaagaggctgagaaagaaagggagaaacttgaggcagaagagaaggagaggttaaaggcagaagaagaaaagaaggcagctgaagaaaaacagaaagcagaggaggaaaagagggcAGCTGAGGAAAGAGAGCGGGctaaagcagaagaggagaagagagcagctgaggaaagagagagggCTAAGGCAgaacaggagaggaaagcagctgaGGAGAGGGCTAAGGCAgaacaggagaggaaagcagctgaGGAGAGNGAGAGGGCTAAGGCAgaacaggagaggaaagcagctgaGGAGAGGGCTAAGGCAgaacaggagaggaaagcagctgaggagagagaaagggctagggcagaagaggaaaagagggcagctgaagaaaaggcTAAGATAGAGgcagaaaaattaaaggaaaagaaaaagatggaagagaagaaagcacaagaggaaaaagctCAAGCAGATTTCCTAAGAAAACAGGTACAGTAAACATTTTGCACCAAAATAAGACACCTGTGGTTTGTGAGAAAtgtaatgcaagaaaaaaaaagattgaattGAGATTTCCTCACAGATTTGTTCCTGCATTTAAACAACTAATACTCATACTCttcgtttttttctttttgaaataaaactccTTGCTTCTGCTTACCAATAATGAAATGCACAACATGCCTGTTCTCACTCCATTGCTCAGAGCAAACCTTGCATGTTCAGACCTCCGCATgttttttgctgccttttttctcAGTTGCTATAAGCTGGCCTGATGAAGTAAGACATAAGGTTGAGGCAAACACAACTCGACACAAAATATTATCAGCACCTGGTAAACTGTGTGAGGAATGTGTGTGTTAAATGCAATCACAAGAAAGGGCTCTCTGCTGGGACATGTGAGCATGATGCCACGCAAGTGAGAAAAGCCCAGACGGGAGAATGGGAACGTTTGTAGAGGGTGGAGGGAGCACGGCTGTACACGCAGATGTGGGCACAACAGCACATGAAGGACATGTGGCTGCACACAGGATTGGTACATGAGCACAGTGTGGAGAAACAAAAGTGCTTGTAGAATGATGTTTTCGtatcatattttaaacaaaaattattaaaaactcCAAGatgaagcaggaagaaaaagaggttaAAGTGGAAGCTAAGAAGGAAAGCTTACCAGAGAAGCTTCAACCTACCTCCAAAAAAGATCAGGTAATTTATAAACTGTTGATGTAGTTGTTGTAAGAAAACttgagataagaaaaaaaataagggacCTATATCTGAATGTTGCTTGTACAGCAAAGTACTTAAACATGTGCTTTACTTCAAGAACATGAGTAATCCCGCTGAAATAAATAGATGAAGCTACTTATGTGCTTAGCATTAAGTATATGCTTAAgtattttgggtttttttgcgGCCTTAGAACCAAGTTCTGTTTGTCTtagaacaaatatttcagtcaaACTCACTTTTGTCAATAATGCAAGGAAGGCTTGCACCTTAGGGATGAATTTTTCAGGACTGTATCAACTAATCATCCTTCCCTGGTTTCCTCTCACTTTACTGTGAACTTTTCCCCTATGAGACCTACTcttaaaatagtaataataataatctagGCCCTTTGGCCACTTGACTAATCATTTTCCCCAAAGCTGCAATGTCACATAATATAAACTGTGCATACCCAagattcttcttttgttttaaagagaaaatctaCAAAAATTACTGCATTGCATTTCCACTCCAAACACAGGAGCTGGTGCCATGGTGTTTTACTGTATGGTAAGTAATTAAGATTTGGGAACCACTTACTCTTCAGGTTACAGCTGACAAACAGGGAGCTGTGTTCAATGTTATGCAGCCCCTGTGCTTTTGGGTCAGTGCACAAGGTATTAAAATAGCCCTTGATCCTGCTCAGACATTGAGACCGGTCAGGATCTTACAGGTTTGCACCAGTATGGGTTCAAACAGGTTCATGGGGCTCTCTTAAAGAGCCACAACGCAGAGATTTAGTGACAGGTAGTTTGTGCCTGTCCATCTGCCTGGGAGTGCTGAGAGCTACAGAGGGGTCTTCTCTATTGTCCTTAGTTGTTGGAAAGCAATTTGATCAATTTAGAACATGCTGTAGAAGCTTAGCTCCCCCTCAGAGAGAGGTGAAGGCAAATCATGTCGCAGGGTTCTAGGTCCAGTTACGTGACTTATTGTCCATATTTTTAGTAGAATACAGGTGAGATTGAAAAGATAAAGTGATTAAGATGATTGGAAGAAAGGTTCCAAAATGAGAGAGACTGGCAATGTGCTAAAATAACTTAGTCTAGAAAGGGAAAGTGTTCAATGAGAGCTGGGACATACATCAAAATAGTGCTTTAGAAAAACTTAACAGTCGCTGTACTCCAAATTACCCTGATTGTGAAACCAGAGGAAGGAACTGCGCAGAAAATAaggattatattaaaaaaaattgttatatGACAGAAGCAGCTTGTAATATTCACCGTTGCACACAATCTGTGAATGTTACAATTAAATGCATAAAACGGGCTATAAATATTTGACCACAAATGTTGAtttgggggtggggagggctTAAGACACAGTATCATGCTTATGTTTGCCTGGAGATCACTCAACTGTCAGTGGAACTCCTGTCATCCTTTTAAGACATGCCCACAAGATTGGGTTTTCCCGGAAATTGTCATGACTTTTGAAAGTGATTTCAGTGCTTCCATTTTGGGATGCTCAAGTTGAGACAATTTAAGGGAATCCCACTTTTGGTGCAATGCTGAAAGGTGAAACTTTTGCATGTGTGTCAAGCTGAACTTTTGAAATATCCTgctcagttttgaaaatctcagtTGTTGCTTCTTAgcttgtgaagaaaaaatgacaatCTCAGACTCCAAACAAAGTTGTGATCAGGTTCCTATCTCCACTCCTTCCCCTCATGCAAAGAGTAAAATTCAATGAGACTTATTTTAGACACATATACGCAATTAAGAGGATAGCAGAATATTGTGAGCAAGATTCCTGAGGGAATACTCTCTTCACATAACCAGATTTTGCTTCTGTAACTGTGCAACACGAGCACATATCCATTCTTAATGTGACTAAAATCCTGCCCTCAAAGCTCAGATTTTGATCAGATTAGCAAACAAATtctgtctccttctctgaaCTGCCCCACGATTTTGGGTTCTCAAAACTGTGCTGGAAAGCTCATAAGAACAAGCTTTCTCATGATGTGAGACTCCTGGTATTTCCTGCTTCTAGTTTGGCTAGACGTGCTGCAGCAGTTGCTTTTCTCATGGTATTTGGGTGTAGCAGTTCACTCTAAATGGAAGGCCTAGACTTAGATGCCCACAGCTTTTAAGGCACTGAAATGCCTTAGAAATGGAGTCCAAGTGAGAGCTCCATGTGTCAAACAGTTCCAACCTCAGTTATCAATCCAATGTAGTGTGAAGTTCTTCAAGCTCTAGATTTAGAAATCTTGACTCAAATGTTAGCATAAGAGCCTAACAGGAAGTTAGTATggagaaagattaaaatataaatcatttATGTTGAAAATTAGCTAAGCTAAGCATGGTTTTGGTCATGTTCTCTCTTGACTTGAGGCTCAAGATTTGAGGGAGGATGTGCATTGTTTTCAGTTCAGGTAATACCACCCACCCACTCCAGCTGGAATCAGAGCAGACCTTTTCACTAAATTCAGCAGAAACTGAATCAGCCTGTAATTCAGGAAAGCACTGAGACaagggaaaatactttttctgttGTATTCCTCTGGAGTGGGACATAATggttttctgttcctgtgctAATCAATCACAGTTTTGGCATTAAAATTAGTAGGAGAATTATTGGACCTGaaagctgtgaaatatttctttaatatcttGTTTTATCATCTTTTTGAATAAGGGAGCCAAGCTGCATTAATGGTTTTCTCAAATGTGTGCACATTGCCATAAATCCTGCTAGcttctgaaatgttatttcctaacctattattttttaaactata
The Numida meleagris isolate 19003 breed g44 Domestic line chromosome 1, NumMel1.0, whole genome shotgun sequence genome window above contains:
- the CALD1 gene encoding caldesmon isoform X4, yielding MDDFERRRELRRQKREEMRLEAERLSYQRNDDDEEEAARERRRRARQERLRQKEEGDASGEVTEKSEVNAQNSVAEDETKRSTDDEAALLERLARREERRQKRLQEALERQKEFDPTITDGSLSVPSRREVNNVEENETTGKEEKVETRQGRCEIEETETVTKSYERNNWRQDGEEEGKKEEKDVEEEKPKEVPSEENQVDVAVEKSTDKEEVGETKPLAVNAENDTNAILEGEQSITDAVDKEKEEAEKEREKLEAEEKERLKAEEEKKAAEEKQKAEEEKRAAEERERAKAEEEKRAAEERERAKAEQERKAAEERAKAEQERKAAEEXERAKAEQERKAAEERAKAEQERKAAEERERARAEEEKRAAEEKAKIEAEKLKEKKKMEEKKAQEEKAQADFLRKQQEEKEVKVEAKKESLPEKLQPTSKKDQVKDNKDKEKAPKEEMKSVWDRKKGVPEQKVQNGERELTAPKLKSTENAFGRSNLKGAANAEAGSEKLKEKQQEAAVELEELKKRREERRKVLEEEEQKKKQEEAERKIREEEEKKRMKEEIERRRAEAAEKRQKVPEDGVSEEKKPFKCFSPKGSSLKIEERAEFLNKSAQKSGMKPAHTTAVVSKIDSRLEQYTSAVVGNKAAKPAKPAASDLPVPAEGVRNIKSMWEKGNVFSSPGGTGTPNKETAGLKVGVSSRINEWLTKTPEGNKSPAPKPSDLRPGDVSGKRNLWEKQSVEKPAAASSKVTAMGKKSETNGLRQFEKEP